A single Triticum dicoccoides isolate Atlit2015 ecotype Zavitan chromosome 2A, WEW_v2.0, whole genome shotgun sequence DNA region contains:
- the LOC119356340 gene encoding wound-induced basic protein-like, which translates to MIYDVNSPLFRSFLSQKGGASSDKRKMEEQKPKDQRFKANENKPVMNE; encoded by the exons atgatCTACGACGTGAACTCCCCCCTGTTCCGCTCCTTCCTCAGCCAGAAGGGCGGCGCGTCCTCCGACAAGAG GAAAATGGAAGAGCAGAAGCCGAAGGACCAGAGGTTCAAGGCCAACGAGAACAAGCCTGTAATGAATGAATGA